Proteins co-encoded in one Borreliella mayonii genomic window:
- the celB gene encoding PTS cellobiose transporter subunit IIC: MSFQDFIETTLVPVASKIGSNRYLIALRDGFTFSMPFLIVGSFILLLVNLPLTDSATLLYQQWYVDLMAKYKGNLVQPFYVSMGIMSIFVVFGIGYNLSNHYKLSGITGGFLSLYTFLILAGQSDWIPYGGDAAKWGIQPNSWFPVIDARYFSAQGVFTAIIAAIFSVEVYKFLVQRNMAIKLPESVPPAVLKSFEALVPVIVLSIIAQSVNIAIQSSVGSLFPEIIMNMFRPVLQISDTLVGTLTISFIVHILWFCGLHGTNVIIAILNPIILSNLDSNIRALSDNLPLPHILAGGFLDSFVYIGGAGATLGLAIAMMLGKSQHLKAMGRLSFAPGLFNINEPIMFGAPIVLNPILGIPFLFIPIFNIIVAYTLTNFGIIEKVRTLVPWTTPAPIAAFFSTGLDIKSFVLVLLLLIISVFMYLPFIKAYDKSLLLQEKE, from the coding sequence ATGAGTTTTCAAGATTTTATTGAAACGACTTTAGTTCCTGTTGCTAGTAAAATTGGTTCTAATAGATATTTAATTGCTTTAAGAGATGGCTTTACTTTTTCTATGCCCTTTTTAATAGTTGGTTCTTTTATTTTACTTTTAGTTAATTTACCCCTTACAGATTCTGCAACATTGTTATATCAACAGTGGTATGTTGATTTAATGGCCAAATATAAAGGTAATCTTGTTCAGCCATTTTATGTAAGTATGGGTATTATGTCCATATTTGTTGTTTTTGGTATTGGTTATAACTTATCTAATCATTATAAACTTAGTGGGATTACAGGGGGATTCTTATCTCTTTATACATTTTTAATTTTAGCTGGACAATCAGATTGGATACCTTACGGTGGAGATGCTGCTAAATGGGGAATTCAGCCTAATTCATGGTTTCCTGTAATTGATGCAAGATATTTTAGTGCTCAAGGAGTATTTACGGCTATTATTGCTGCTATTTTTTCTGTTGAAGTTTATAAATTTTTAGTTCAAAGAAATATGGCAATTAAGCTTCCAGAGTCTGTTCCGCCTGCTGTTTTAAAATCTTTTGAAGCTTTAGTTCCCGTTATTGTACTTTCAATTATAGCTCAAAGTGTTAATATTGCTATTCAAAGTTCGGTAGGAAGTCTTTTCCCTGAAATAATTATGAATATGTTTAGGCCTGTTTTGCAAATTAGCGATACTTTAGTTGGGACTTTAACAATTTCTTTTATTGTTCATATATTGTGGTTTTGTGGTCTTCATGGTACCAACGTTATTATTGCTATTCTTAATCCTATAATTTTGTCAAATCTTGATTCTAATATTAGGGCTCTTTCTGACAATCTTCCACTTCCTCATATTTTAGCGGGAGGATTTCTTGATTCGTTTGTTTATATTGGTGGTGCTGGTGCAACTTTAGGGCTTGCTATTGCTATGATGCTTGGCAAATCTCAACATCTGAAGGCCATGGGCAGACTTTCATTTGCGCCCGGTCTTTTTAATATTAATGAACCTATTATGTTTGGGGCACCAATAGTTTTAAATCCTATACTGGGTATTCCTTTTTTATTTATTCCTATATTTAATATAATTGTTGCATATACTCTTACTAATTTTGGAATTATTGAAAAGGTTAGAACTCTAGTTCCATGGACAACTCCTGCTCCTATTGCGGCTTTTTTTTCTACAGGACTTGATATTAAATCGTTTGTTCTGGTTTTATTATTATTGATTATTTCGGTATTTATGTATTTGCCCTTTATCAAAGCATATGATAAGTCTCTGCTTTTGCAGGAAAAAGAATAA
- a CDS encoding PTS lactose/cellobiose transporter subunit IIA, whose product MNKKIYNIEELIDKISMPVVAYSGEAKSFLREALEYAKNKEYDKAELSIQESKKSIAKAHEAHREIIHQSVTNPNSVKTPFILIHAEDHLMSAISELSIFEELINVYKIINEIKN is encoded by the coding sequence ATGAATAAAAAAATATATAACATAGAAGAATTAATAGATAAAATAAGCATGCCTGTTGTAGCTTACTCTGGTGAGGCTAAAAGCTTTCTAAGAGAAGCCTTGGAATATGCTAAAAATAAAGAATATGACAAAGCAGAGCTTTCTATACAAGAAAGTAAAAAATCTATTGCAAAGGCTCATGAAGCACACAGGGAAATAATACATCAATCAGTCACTAATCCAAACTCTGTTAAAACGCCTTTTATTTTAATTCATGCCGAAGATCATTTAATGTCTGCAATTTCAGAATTAAGCATTTTTGAAGAATTAATCAATGTTTACAAAATAATAAATGAAATAAAAAACTAG
- a CDS encoding PTS sugar transporter subunit IIB has translation MNILLVCGAGMSTSMLVQRIEKYAKANNINATIEAIAETRLSEVVDRFDVVLLAPQSRFNKKRLEEITKPKGIPIEIINTIDYGTMNGEKVLQLAINAIKNKNSV, from the coding sequence ATGAACATACTACTTGTATGTGGAGCTGGAATGTCCACAAGCATGCTGGTGCAAAGAATTGAAAAATATGCCAAAGCAAACAATATAAATGCAACAATTGAGGCCATTGCTGAAACACGACTTAGCGAAGTTGTTGACCGCTTTGATGTTGTTTTGCTTGCACCACAGTCAAGATTTAATAAAAAAAGACTTGAAGAAATAACAAAACCGAAAGGAATTCCAATCGAAATAATTAACACAATCGATTATGGAACAATGAATGGAGAAAAAGTATTACAACTTGCAATTAATGCAATTAAGAATAAAAATTCTGTTTAA
- a CDS encoding alpha3-beta1 integrin-binding protein, whose protein sequence is MKEIGISIYPNVSSKNKIIEYLEKSAHFGFTQVFTSLLYINGNEFDIFKELLSIAIKNGMKPIIDVSTEIFKELEIDLSNLKNCPKLDFFKKLGAWAIRLDNTFTGIEESLMTFNDSDLKIQLNISNINKHIDTIMYFKPNIKNLLGCHNFYPHKYTGLSRTFFKETTKIFKHYSIPTAAFISSNNAEECTRGKEKEGAPTLESHRFKDIETQTKDLFKEGIDTVLISNCFPNETELKKVSKVNRNILELKADLNPKATSVEKEIILENLHFNRGDINSYRIRSTMPRVYYNNKKFPVHSLNEIKKGDILIDSSEYLGYAGELQIALKDTPNNGLVNVVGKIVNDEIYLLEKIEPWEKFKIIENE, encoded by the coding sequence ATGAAAGAAATTGGAATATCCATATACCCTAATGTAAGCTCTAAAAATAAAATTATCGAATATCTTGAGAAAAGTGCTCATTTTGGATTTACCCAAGTATTTACCTCTTTGCTTTATATTAACGGAAATGAATTTGACATATTTAAAGAATTGCTTAGCATTGCAATTAAGAACGGGATGAAACCTATTATTGATGTAAGTACTGAAATTTTCAAAGAATTGGAAATTGATCTTTCAAATCTTAAAAATTGTCCAAAACTGGATTTTTTCAAAAAGCTTGGTGCTTGGGCAATTAGATTGGACAATACATTCACAGGCATTGAAGAATCATTAATGACTTTTAACGACTCTGACCTTAAGATTCAACTTAATATAAGCAATATAAATAAACATATTGACACAATAATGTATTTTAAGCCTAATATAAAAAATTTACTTGGATGTCATAATTTTTATCCTCACAAATATACAGGACTTTCAAGAACTTTCTTTAAAGAAACAACAAAAATATTTAAACATTATTCAATCCCAACAGCTGCATTTATTAGCTCTAATAATGCAGAAGAATGCACACGAGGGAAAGAAAAAGAAGGTGCTCCTACACTAGAATCACACAGATTTAAAGATATAGAAACCCAGACAAAAGATCTTTTCAAAGAAGGAATAGATACAGTCCTAATTTCTAATTGTTTTCCAAATGAAACAGAACTAAAAAAAGTATCAAAAGTAAACAGAAATATTTTAGAGCTCAAAGCAGACCTAAATCCAAAAGCAACTTCAGTAGAAAAAGAAATAATACTTGAAAATTTACATTTTAATAGAGGAGATATTAATTCTTATAGAATTCGATCAACCATGCCAAGAGTATACTACAACAATAAAAAATTTCCTGTGCATTCCCTAAATGAAATCAAAAAAGGAGACATCCTAATAGACTCTTCAGAATATTTAGGTTATGCAGGAGAACTTCAAATAGCACTAAAAGATACCCCAAATAATGGCCTTGTAAACGTAGTTGGGAAAATAGTTAATGACGAAATATATCTGCTTGAAAAAATAGAACCTTGGGAAAAATTCAAAATAATAGAAAACGAATAA
- a CDS encoding plasmid maintenance protein, with product MYQIKTNEMPFNKVVDRRLKIFWVIQKLSANYFISKKKYSLRNVVSMTNSILGKKGFKKVTKRTIQNDIKIFENLGLIKSHFNPLGKNNGSFTYYTINKTLEKLAKKIISTAYFINKKTKYEKSKNKQLKKIKIIEKSQNYKISYQITSHVLSNNISKNYKNSKDSFRKKNIKKTINFLEKEIKKKSKEINLEEIKKITENITSYKNSLWNLKDFMEELYEYEETKIIKFFKKTLEQKKKKVWFMAKKHKNTDFNELIKEFKIKNKIRRNKKYENEEQISTSNNIKNAIVLMKTLIKEKKDDKENHKAKSKKSNGK from the coding sequence ATGTATCAAATAAAAACTAACGAGATGCCTTTCAATAAAGTAGTAGACCGAAGATTGAAAATATTTTGGGTCATTCAAAAATTAAGCGCTAACTACTTTATATCTAAAAAAAAATATTCTCTAAGAAATGTTGTATCAATGACAAATTCTATATTGGGAAAAAAAGGATTTAAAAAGGTTACTAAAAGAACAATACAAAATGACATAAAAATTTTTGAAAATTTAGGATTAATTAAAAGTCATTTTAATCCACTTGGAAAAAATAATGGAAGTTTTACTTACTACACAATAAACAAAACCCTTGAAAAATTAGCTAAAAAAATTATCAGTACAGCATATTTTATTAATAAAAAAACAAAATATGAAAAATCAAAAAACAAACAACTAAAAAAAATCAAAATAATAGAAAAATCTCAAAACTATAAAATTTCATATCAAATAACTTCACATGTATTAAGTAATAATATAAGTAAAAATTATAAGAATTCTAAGGATTCTTTTAGAAAAAAAAACATAAAAAAAACCATAAACTTCTTAGAAAAAGAAATTAAAAAAAAATCAAAAGAAATAAATCTAGAAGAAATAAAAAAAATCACAGAAAACATCACAAGTTACAAGAATTCACTATGGAACCTAAAAGATTTTATGGAAGAATTATATGAATATGAAGAAACAAAAATAATAAAATTCTTCAAAAAAACTCTAGAACAAAAGAAAAAAAAAGTATGGTTTATGGCAAAAAAACACAAAAATACGGATTTTAATGAACTAATAAAAGAATTTAAAATTAAAAATAAAATTAGAAGAAACAAAAAATATGAAAATGAAGAACAAATTAGTACATCAAATAATATAAAAAATGCTATTGTATTAATGAAAACTCTAATAAAAGAAAAAAAAGATGATAAAGAAAATCACAAAGCAAAGTCAAAAAAATCTAATGGAAAATAA
- a CDS encoding DUF226 domain-containing protein codes for MENKETKKKFFNKIEKSENKIIYHTKIFSMINNFEAKPKKGKFWLCLRNVFNNKKYESFHLFSVKENDKFLGIFYGFINLPKPFIISYSEKGTKKTIRLKKIFYMEFKFKKGSVFCYLRSLYIFTKNKNKNKIFYKSLLERTLKIEEEIHKFYSKKYESNKGILNWIKKTQK; via the coding sequence ATGGAAAATAAAGAAACAAAAAAAAAATTTTTTAACAAAATTGAAAAATCAGAGAACAAAATTATTTATCATACTAAAATTTTTAGTATGATAAATAATTTTGAAGCAAAACCAAAAAAAGGAAAATTTTGGCTATGCCTTAGAAATGTTTTCAATAACAAAAAATACGAAAGTTTTCATTTATTTTCAGTAAAAGAAAATGACAAATTTTTAGGAATTTTTTATGGTTTTATAAACCTTCCAAAGCCATTTATTATAAGCTATTCGGAAAAAGGAACAAAAAAAACCATAAGATTAAAAAAGATATTTTATATGGAATTCAAATTCAAAAAAGGAAGTGTTTTTTGCTATTTAAGAAGCTTATATATATTTACCAAAAATAAAAATAAAAATAAAATTTTTTATAAATCTCTTTTAGAAAGAACTCTAAAAATTGAAGAAGAAATACATAAGTTTTATAGTAAGAAATATGAAAGTAACAAAGGAATATTGAATTGGATAAAAAAAACCCAAAAATAA
- a CDS encoding ParA family protein: MDKKNPKIITIASIKGGVGKSTTSLMFTNILSKKNKKILLIDLDPQASSTSFYINILRKKNISPKDINIYKVLKKEIDIENSIIKISNNTDFIASHINLSKFNEESISLKENLLKIFLSFIQNRYDFIIMDTAPTLGSLLNNSLIITNYLIIPLPTDQWAIESLDLITSRLHDLFRKDLPVFYLITKFIERQNIDKELKKFIEHEYKGKFLGSVPKRDSLRKTIFYREDFNSNEDYYKAYENILENFLSMLSN, from the coding sequence TTGGATAAAAAAAACCCAAAAATAATAACAATTGCATCAATAAAAGGAGGAGTAGGGAAAAGTACAACATCATTAATGTTTACAAACATACTCTCAAAAAAAAACAAAAAAATATTATTAATAGATTTAGATCCACAAGCAAGTAGTACAAGTTTTTATATTAATATCTTAAGAAAAAAAAATATTAGTCCAAAAGATATTAATATATATAAAGTTCTTAAAAAAGAGATAGACATAGAAAATTCGATAATCAAAATAAGCAACAATACAGATTTCATAGCAAGTCACATAAACTTAAGCAAATTTAATGAAGAAAGTATTTCATTAAAAGAAAATTTGCTTAAAATTTTTTTAAGCTTTATTCAAAACAGATACGACTTTATTATAATGGATACGGCACCTACATTGGGAAGTTTGCTCAACAATAGCTTAATCATCACAAATTACTTAATTATACCCTTACCAACAGATCAGTGGGCAATTGAAAGTTTGGACCTAATAACTAGCAGATTACATGATCTTTTTAGAAAGGATTTGCCGGTATTTTACTTAATAACTAAATTTATTGAAAGACAAAATATTGACAAAGAGCTTAAAAAGTTTATTGAACATGAATATAAAGGCAAGTTTTTAGGAAGTGTTCCAAAAAGAGATAGTTTACGTAAAACTATTTTTTACAGAGAAGACTTTAATTCTAATGAGGACTATTATAAAGCTTATGAAAATATACTTGAAAATTTTCTAAGTATGCTTTCAAATTAG
- a CDS encoding chromosome replication/partitioning protein, giving the protein MKLNKKIEIVKRVEINGNEIKKNRESRYLKLKEKLKILIKEESYNKIETARILKEINDNKYYVIDKYKSFGNFLKDYNMAKTSVYRYMKLAIGIDSGKISYELILKKGMYYAIQFLESNGIISNSKSILNRSFKVKIDDEKSFNFYKSDTNFVSFLLKELYFDNQKLLTNIKNKYDNLKNKK; this is encoded by the coding sequence ATGAAATTAAATAAAAAAATAGAAATTGTTAAAAGGGTTGAAATCAATGGAAATGAAATTAAAAAAAACAGAGAATCTAGATACTTAAAATTGAAAGAAAAACTAAAAATTTTGATAAAAGAGGAATCTTACAATAAAATTGAAACAGCCCGAATCTTAAAAGAAATTAACGACAATAAATATTACGTTATAGATAAATATAAAAGTTTTGGCAATTTTTTAAAAGATTATAATATGGCAAAAACTAGTGTTTATAGGTATATGAAACTGGCAATAGGGATTGACAGTGGTAAAATTAGTTACGAATTAATTTTAAAAAAGGGAATGTATTATGCTATACAATTTTTAGAAAGTAATGGAATTATATCTAACTCAAAAAGCATATTAAATAGGTCCTTTAAGGTAAAAATTGATGATGAAAAAAGCTTTAATTTTTATAAATCAGATACAAACTTTGTAAGTTTTTTACTAAAAGAGCTATATTTTGATAATCAAAAACTACTTACAAATATTAAAAATAAATATGACAATTTAAAAAACAAAAAATAA
- a CDS encoding oligopeptide permease-like protein translates to MRLYQNQLKFLKLLVFFLLISCASLNVEHDQFGKTFRIYQSLNKNAELKGIFNYKIGATKIVLYTRFRNHSITEQTPLLLPDGTKIEGKISYKRDNNHFFGNWINYSSFVLSKSLLEKMIKEEDASYKNNEVKIKIGLEDLILKKYKILDFLVMIESIENKDYTN, encoded by the coding sequence ATGAGATTATATCAAAATCAATTAAAATTTTTAAAATTGTTGGTATTTTTTTTATTAATATCTTGCGCTTCCTTAAACGTTGAGCACGATCAGTTTGGAAAAACATTTAGAATATACCAAAGTTTAAATAAAAATGCAGAACTTAAAGGGATTTTTAATTATAAAATAGGAGCAACTAAAATAGTTTTATATACAAGGTTTAGAAACCATAGTATAACAGAGCAAACTCCTTTATTACTGCCAGATGGAACTAAAATCGAGGGAAAAATAAGCTACAAAAGAGATAATAACCATTTTTTTGGCAACTGGATTAATTATTCCTCATTTGTTTTATCCAAGTCTTTATTGGAAAAGATGATTAAAGAAGAAGATGCCTCTTATAAGAACAATGAAGTTAAAATTAAAATTGGATTAGAAGATTTAATCCTGAAAAAATATAAAATTTTGGATTTCTTAGTAATGATTGAATCAATTGAAAATAAAGATTATACAAATTAA
- a CDS encoding peptide ABC transporter substrate-binding protein, producing MKILIKKLKFVLFLNLILFISCVNESNGSKLAFKLNIGSEPATLDAQLINDTVGSGIVSQMFLGILDGDPRTGGYRPGLAKSWDISDEGVVYTFHLRDNLVWSDGVAITAEGIRKSYLRILDKETGASYVNMIKSVIKNAEEYFDGKANESDLGIKALDEKTLEITLKTPKPYFLDMLVHQTFVPVPVHVIEKYGQRWTDPENMVVSGPFKLKSRVLNEKIVLEKNNKYYNSKDIVLDSIIFFVADNSITAYNMYLNDELDAIFKNVPPDLLKDLRLRDDYYSIGTNSTSFYSLNIKVKPLDNVKVRKALSLAIDRKTLTESVLNDSSIPTRRATPDYIDYSYKSNLSLFDAEIAKKLLADAGYPNGKNFPLFKVKYNTNDSQKKIAEFIQNQWKKNLNIDVQLENEEWSTYINSRVNGNYEIIRAGWSGDYADPMTFLSIFKTENTSFSSYGYSNSEYDQLLVKSDHERNILKRQEILKKAEAIIIERDFPAVFLNITSSSYLFRNDKWKGWEPNISERFNLSEIKPIK from the coding sequence ATGAAAATATTGATAAAGAAGTTAAAATTTGTATTATTTCTCAATTTAATTTTATTTATTTCTTGTGTTAATGAAAGTAATGGAAGTAAATTGGCTTTTAAACTAAATATTGGAAGTGAACCTGCTACTTTAGATGCTCAATTAATAAATGATACGGTCGGATCAGGAATTGTAAGTCAAATGTTTCTTGGCATTTTAGATGGAGATCCAAGGACTGGAGGATACAGGCCAGGGCTTGCTAAAAGTTGGGATATTTCTGATGAAGGAGTAGTTTATACGTTTCATTTAAGAGATAATCTTGTTTGGAGCGATGGAGTTGCCATTACTGCCGAGGGAATAAGAAAATCTTATCTTAGAATTTTAGATAAGGAAACCGGAGCATCTTATGTTAACATGATTAAGTCTGTTATAAAAAATGCAGAAGAGTATTTTGACGGTAAAGCAAATGAGTCTGATCTTGGAATTAAAGCTCTTGATGAGAAAACTTTAGAAATAACGCTAAAGACTCCAAAGCCATATTTTCTTGATATGTTAGTACATCAAACATTTGTTCCTGTACCAGTGCACGTTATTGAAAAGTATGGACAAAGGTGGACAGATCCTGAGAATATGGTTGTTAGTGGCCCTTTCAAATTAAAATCTAGAGTTTTAAATGAAAAGATTGTTCTTGAAAAGAATAATAAATATTATAACTCTAAAGATATTGTTCTTGACAGTATTATATTTTTTGTCGCAGATAATAGCATTACAGCTTATAATATGTATTTAAATGATGAACTAGATGCAATTTTTAAGAATGTTCCACCAGATTTACTTAAAGATCTTAGGCTTAGAGACGATTATTATTCAATAGGGACTAATTCAACCTCTTTTTATTCTTTAAATATTAAAGTAAAGCCTCTTGACAATGTTAAAGTTAGAAAGGCGCTGTCTCTTGCTATTGATAGAAAAACTTTAACAGAGAGCGTTCTGAATGATAGTTCTATTCCTACAAGAAGAGCAACTCCGGATTATATTGATTACTCTTATAAAAGCAATCTAAGTTTGTTTGATGCTGAAATAGCAAAGAAGCTTTTGGCGGATGCAGGATATCCTAATGGTAAAAATTTCCCTTTATTTAAGGTAAAGTATAATACAAATGATAGCCAGAAGAAAATTGCTGAATTTATTCAAAATCAGTGGAAGAAAAACTTAAATATTGATGTCCAGCTTGAGAATGAAGAATGGTCAACGTATATAAATAGCAGGGTAAATGGTAATTATGAAATAATAAGGGCAGGATGGTCAGGAGATTATGCTGATCCTATGACATTCTTAAGTATCTTTAAAACTGAAAATACATCTTTTTCATCCTATGGCTATTCAAATTCCGAATATGATCAGCTTTTAGTAAAATCAGATCATGAAAGAAATATTTTAAAAAGACAGGAAATTCTAAAAAAAGCAGAAGCAATAATAATTGAAAGAGATTTTCCAGCTGTATTTCTTAATATAACTTCTTCTAGTTATCTTTTTAGAAACGATAAGTGGAAGGGCTGGGAACCAAATATTTCAGAAAGATTTAATTTATCTGAAATAAAACCAATTAAATGA
- a CDS encoding guanosine monophosphate reductase has translation MTNKIIKEALTFDDVSLIPRKSSVLPSEVSLKTQLTKNISLNIPFLSSAMDTVTESQMAIAIAKEGGIGIIHKNMSIEAQRKEIERVKTYKTQKTINTNKDSNEQKTKIFAAKQHLKEPVLCKNAELKEDFPNACKDLNGRLKVGAAVSIDIDTIERVEELVKANVDILVIDSAHGHSTRIIKLVKTIKNKYPNLDLIAGNIVTKEAALDLINAGADCLKVGIGPGSICTTRIVAGVGVPQITAILDVYEVCKNINICIIADGGIRFSGDVVKAIAAGADSVMIGNLFAGTKESPSEEIIHNGEKFKSYVGMGSVSAMKRGSKSRYFQLENNEPKKLVPEGIEGMVPYSGKLKDILTQLKGGLMSGMGYLGATTISDLKINSKFVKISHSSLKESHPHDVFNIT, from the coding sequence ATGACAAACAAGATAATAAAAGAAGCTTTAACTTTTGATGATGTGTCTTTGATTCCCAGGAAATCATCTGTATTGCCTAGTGAGGTTAGCTTAAAAACACAATTGACAAAAAATATATCCTTAAATATACCATTTTTAAGCTCAGCAATGGATACTGTTACAGAAAGCCAAATGGCAATAGCCATTGCTAAAGAAGGTGGAATAGGAATTATACATAAAAATATGTCAATAGAAGCTCAAAGAAAAGAAATAGAAAGGGTAAAAACATACAAAACCCAAAAAACTATTAACACCAATAAGGATTCAAACGAACAAAAAACCAAGATATTTGCAGCAAAACAACATCTAAAAGAGCCTGTTTTATGTAAAAATGCAGAACTCAAAGAAGATTTTCCTAATGCATGCAAAGATTTGAATGGTAGGCTAAAAGTAGGCGCTGCTGTTTCCATTGATATTGACACCATAGAACGAGTTGAAGAGCTTGTAAAAGCAAATGTAGATATACTTGTCATAGACTCTGCCCATGGACATTCTACAAGAATAATAAAGCTTGTAAAAACAATTAAAAACAAGTACCCAAATTTAGACCTTATTGCTGGCAACATAGTAACTAAAGAAGCCGCATTGGATTTAATCAATGCAGGGGCAGATTGTTTAAAAGTAGGAATAGGTCCGGGTAGCATATGCACAACAAGAATAGTCGCAGGGGTTGGCGTTCCCCAAATAACAGCAATCTTAGATGTTTATGAAGTTTGTAAAAATATAAATATTTGCATTATAGCAGATGGCGGAATCAGATTTTCAGGAGATGTGGTTAAAGCCATCGCAGCAGGAGCTGATAGCGTAATGATAGGCAATCTCTTTGCAGGCACAAAAGAATCTCCCTCAGAAGAAATAATTCACAATGGAGAAAAATTCAAATCTTACGTTGGAATGGGCTCTGTTTCTGCTATGAAAAGAGGCTCTAAATCAAGATATTTTCAACTAGAAAACAACGAGCCTAAAAAATTAGTCCCTGAAGGAATTGAAGGCATGGTGCCGTATTCTGGAAAATTAAAAGATATTTTAACCCAATTAAAAGGTGGCTTAATGTCTGGAATGGGTTATTTAGGAGCAACCACAATATCTGATTTAAAAATCAATTCTAAGTTTGTAAAAATAAGCCATTCTTCATTAAAAGAATCCCATCCTCACGATGTTTTCAATATAACATAA